In the genome of Palaemon carinicauda isolate YSFRI2023 chromosome 15, ASM3689809v2, whole genome shotgun sequence, one region contains:
- the LOC137654503 gene encoding mucin-2 isoform X1, which translates to MARQMMLKLILLSLGFHSGRAHVFEYPKLNTFTVGGEFRDPFSSALTASTQLAPVYNPGGAPPRETVIATPAAVSPTIPAEAKAHAPRTDYVTKTVYGFLDFTTTVGSTVMIFTPQSQSAKPKPSKTRDPTLPPRSSKFTLPPSQPKLKPTPTIPKLASTPAPSLKESRLPVRTSSTLESSFFEPQTALAIENLFSVTPEDIYGDESDYVVESSPVQEFPQESVKAKELQGADLSISANQGRRPPRRPNKPFDLPPGTRRRADLNYFLDRKKSSSVTRPEGGSTIVPITIEGTGTLSPKFSVHEPRVTPVIPKTPSEVIVSATQGFATISVIGPFKTAVDNELGQVSEHYDYLVSEPPLDVQEAFDVYEVEPTASIEMLHSSELVTGDSSFPTGLVTKLGGTIVSDGLTTVHETSVIGTYIAGHYAQILQSTSHIFQTTPTPELKLSSPSVRQTYETVKSVIKGSATQFITPDLTSALPLQSLFSEPVNRSRNSRKTEDSQLRNRPNSNLSKRLGPHQEGAGRFNSQHDDDPYVDIQDDDDLQKAGSNPRASYRFRASSVRPTQPVSTFYAQEVKPTTFRRSFSPSGTRRQGGSNRPATSRPRATGPPREGSGPPRQGSGPPRQGSRWRSNTPARPKVNVNRRPITAKRRHEEQQLVQESNQDPLYLPDPDIPGEDALQEETIQIVTSTPADGATGIYYEMATIRSLHTFRVGTTKNTRYVTFTKTFTHTADGVIIPTSSSPEEEVYETQLFENILDEGPQDISTLPPIDLGDNDVAALLETVTETFSTTELMMKTSVLPVLHSGETSYYSLTQTYHITRVVTAEKTMPPVEAFSFIPENSLNEFNDQLLAEGTETGESLHPGELEYDENGDVIDAPIGTRVRPPPGFPFQDPNLADLVGGPFDADAFEKESNPQFAAALEQRQQLQQQQGSGGTPQLASGQQAAPVDPAIATPSLSPEQLQQLAYLRLLNPFGFGGLPPMAQQPQTTVTSSPVTITTDLITTSTRIIRVIFNARPIFTTLSSVETVHTTLTTFATETVTLSPNLSPFSFPFAGAFPVG; encoded by the exons GGTTCCATTCAGGACGCGCTCATGTCTTTGAATATCCAAAACTTAACACCTTTACTGTTGGCGGAGAATTTAGAGATCCGTTCAGTTCCG CTCTCACGGCGTCTACCCAGTTGGCGCCAGTGTACAACCCGGGGGGCGCTCCCCCTCGAGAGACGGTTATTGCCACTCCCGCCGCAGTATCGCCAACAATTCCTGCAGAGGCGAAGGCCCATGCGCCCAGAACCGATTACGTGACGAAGACTGTCTATGGGTTCCTGGATTTTACGACAACAGTCGGATCGACTGTTATGATCTTCACTCCGCAGAGCCAGTCTGCAA AGCCAAAACCGAGCAAGACCAGGGACCCAACTCTTCCACCTCGATCTTCTAAGTTCACCCTCCCACCATCCCAACCTAAGTTGAAGCCCACTCCAACAATTCCAAAATTAGCATCTACACCTGCACCATCTCTAAAAGAATCGAGACTTCCAGTTCGTACATCATCAACTCTCGAATCTTCCTTTTTCGAACCACAGACGGCATTAGCTATTGAAAACCTATTTTCTGTCACGCCAGAAGACATTTATGGCGATGAGTCAGATTATGTAGTAGAATCTTCTCCAGTTCAAGAATTCCCTCAAGAATCAGTGAAAGCAAAAGAACTTCAAGGGGCAGATTTGAGTATATCTGCAAATCAAGGACGTAGGCCTCCAAGAAGGCCAAATAAGCCTTTTGACTTGCCTCCAGGTACCCGAAGAAGAGCCGATCTTAATTATTTTCTTGACCGCAAGAAGTCTTCTTCAGTTACTCGCCCAGAGGGAGGTTCAACAATAGTGCCAATAACAATTGAGGGAACAGGCACTTTATCACCTAAATTTTCTGTTCATGAACCTCGTGTAACACCAGTAATCCCCAAAACACCATCTGAAGTTATCGTAAGTGCCACTCAGGGTTTTGCCACAATTAGTGTAATTGGACCATTTAAGACAGCTGTTGATAATGAGCTTGGACAGGTCAGTGAACATTATGATTACTTGGTGTCTGAACCCCCTCTGGATGTACAGGAGGCCTTTGATGTATATGAAGTGGAACCCACGGCATCAATTGAAATGCTACACAGCTCTGAATTAGTAACTGGTGATTCCAGTTTCCCAACTGGCCTTGTTACTAAGCTTGGAGGAACAATAGTTTCAGATGGCCTCACTACAGTTCATGAGACCAGTGTTATTGGCACTTACATTGCTGGTCATTATGCCCAGATTCTTCAGAGTACTTCTCACATTTTCCAGACAACTCCCACACCAGAACTTAAATTGAGTAGTCCATCTGTAAGACAGACTTATGAAACTGTTAAATCAGTCATTAAAGGCTCTGCAACTCAGTTCATAACACCTGACTTAACTTCTGCCTTGCCCCTTCAGTCTCTTTTTTCAGAACCTGTAAACAGAAGTCGCAATAGCAGGAAAACAGAAGATTCTCAGCTAAGAAATCGGCCCAATTCTAATTTGTCAAAACGTTTAGGACCTCACCAAGAAGGAGCTGGACGTTTTAACTCTCAACACGATGATGATCCATATGTAGATAtacaagatgatgatgatttacagaAAGCTGGATCAAATCCACGTGCATCATACAGATTCAGAGCCTCAAGTGTAAGACCAACTCAGCCAGTAAGCACTTTCTATGCCCAGGAAGTAAAGCCAACAACATTCCGCCGTTCATTTAGTCCATCTGGAACACGAAGACAGGGTGGAAGCAATCGCCCAGCAACTTCAAGACCAAGAGCAACTGGTCCCCCTCGCGAAGGAAGTGGTCCCCCTCGCCAAGGAAGTGGTCCCCCTCGCCAAGGAAGTCGATGGAGGTCTAATACTCCTGCAAGGCCTAAAGTAAATGTTAACAGGCGGCCCATTACTGCAAAACGTAGACACGAGGAACAGCAACTTGTTCAGGAAAGCAACCAAGACCCACTTTACCTCCCAGATCCAGATATTCCTGGTGAAGATGCCCTTCAAGAAGAAACAATACAGATAGTCACAAGTACACCAGCTGATGGTGCTACTGGCATTTACTATGAGATGGCTACCATTCGCTCCCTTCATACCTTCAGAGTTGGTACTACAAAAAATACTCGCTATGTTACATTTACAAAGACATTTACTCATACTGCTGATGGTGTAATTATTCCTACATCTTCTTCACCTGAGGAAGAGGTATACGAAACAcaattgtttgaaaatattttgGATGAGGGGCCGCAGGATATTTCAACTCTTCCACCTATTGACCTTGGTGACAATGATGTTGCTGCGCTTCTAGAGACCGTAACAGAGACTTTCAGTACAACTGAACTGATGATGAAAACGTCTGTTTTACCAGTATTACATTCAGGAGAAACATCGTACTATTCTCTTACACAAACATATCATATAACAAGAGTTGTAACCGCCGAGAAAACTATGCCTCCAGTTGAAGCATTTTCATTTATTCCAGAGAACTCCTTAAACGAATTCAATGATCAGCTCCTTGCAGAAGGCACAGAAACTGGTGAATCTTTACACCCAGGAGAGCTTGAATATGATGAAAATGGTGATGTGATAGATGCACCAATTGGAACTCGAGTACGGCCACCACCAGGTTTTCCTTTCCAAGACCCCAATTTAGCAGATCTCGTTGGAGGTCCTTTTGATGCCGACGCTTTTGAAAAAGAGTCGAACCCTCAATTTGCTGCTGCTCTTGAACAACGCCAGCAGCTACAGCAACAACAGGGCAGTGGCGGTACACCACAACTAGCTTCTGGGCAACAAGCAGCACCTGTAGATCCAGCCATTGCAACACCCAGCTTATCACCAGAGCAATTGCAACAGCTGGCTTATCTCCGTCTTCTTAATCCCTTTGGCTTTGGAGGCTTACCTCCCATGGCTCAACAGCCACAAACTACCGTTACTTCGTCGCCAGTCACAATCACCACTGATCTTATTACAACTTCAACTCGTATCATACGCGTTATCTTCAATGCTCGGCCAATATTCACTACCCTGAGTAGTGTCGAGACAGTCCATACAACCTTAACAACCTTTGCAACCGAAACTGTCACTCTTTCTCCAAATCTATCACCATTCTCATTCCCGTTCGCAGGTGCCTTTCCTGTAGGATAA
- the LOC137654503 gene encoding uncharacterized protein isoform X2, which yields MARQMMLKLILLSLALTASTQLAPVYNPGGAPPRETVIATPAAVSPTIPAEAKAHAPRTDYVTKTVYGFLDFTTTVGSTVMIFTPQSQSAKPKPSKTRDPTLPPRSSKFTLPPSQPKLKPTPTIPKLASTPAPSLKESRLPVRTSSTLESSFFEPQTALAIENLFSVTPEDIYGDESDYVVESSPVQEFPQESVKAKELQGADLSISANQGRRPPRRPNKPFDLPPGTRRRADLNYFLDRKKSSSVTRPEGGSTIVPITIEGTGTLSPKFSVHEPRVTPVIPKTPSEVIVSATQGFATISVIGPFKTAVDNELGQVSEHYDYLVSEPPLDVQEAFDVYEVEPTASIEMLHSSELVTGDSSFPTGLVTKLGGTIVSDGLTTVHETSVIGTYIAGHYAQILQSTSHIFQTTPTPELKLSSPSVRQTYETVKSVIKGSATQFITPDLTSALPLQSLFSEPVNRSRNSRKTEDSQLRNRPNSNLSKRLGPHQEGAGRFNSQHDDDPYVDIQDDDDLQKAGSNPRASYRFRASSVRPTQPVSTFYAQEVKPTTFRRSFSPSGTRRQGGSNRPATSRPRATGPPREGSGPPRQGSGPPRQGSRWRSNTPARPKVNVNRRPITAKRRHEEQQLVQESNQDPLYLPDPDIPGEDALQEETIQIVTSTPADGATGIYYEMATIRSLHTFRVGTTKNTRYVTFTKTFTHTADGVIIPTSSSPEEEVYETQLFENILDEGPQDISTLPPIDLGDNDVAALLETVTETFSTTELMMKTSVLPVLHSGETSYYSLTQTYHITRVVTAEKTMPPVEAFSFIPENSLNEFNDQLLAEGTETGESLHPGELEYDENGDVIDAPIGTRVRPPPGFPFQDPNLADLVGGPFDADAFEKESNPQFAAALEQRQQLQQQQGSGGTPQLASGQQAAPVDPAIATPSLSPEQLQQLAYLRLLNPFGFGGLPPMAQQPQTTVTSSPVTITTDLITTSTRIIRVIFNARPIFTTLSSVETVHTTLTTFATETVTLSPNLSPFSFPFAGAFPVG from the exons CTCTCACGGCGTCTACCCAGTTGGCGCCAGTGTACAACCCGGGGGGCGCTCCCCCTCGAGAGACGGTTATTGCCACTCCCGCCGCAGTATCGCCAACAATTCCTGCAGAGGCGAAGGCCCATGCGCCCAGAACCGATTACGTGACGAAGACTGTCTATGGGTTCCTGGATTTTACGACAACAGTCGGATCGACTGTTATGATCTTCACTCCGCAGAGCCAGTCTGCAA AGCCAAAACCGAGCAAGACCAGGGACCCAACTCTTCCACCTCGATCTTCTAAGTTCACCCTCCCACCATCCCAACCTAAGTTGAAGCCCACTCCAACAATTCCAAAATTAGCATCTACACCTGCACCATCTCTAAAAGAATCGAGACTTCCAGTTCGTACATCATCAACTCTCGAATCTTCCTTTTTCGAACCACAGACGGCATTAGCTATTGAAAACCTATTTTCTGTCACGCCAGAAGACATTTATGGCGATGAGTCAGATTATGTAGTAGAATCTTCTCCAGTTCAAGAATTCCCTCAAGAATCAGTGAAAGCAAAAGAACTTCAAGGGGCAGATTTGAGTATATCTGCAAATCAAGGACGTAGGCCTCCAAGAAGGCCAAATAAGCCTTTTGACTTGCCTCCAGGTACCCGAAGAAGAGCCGATCTTAATTATTTTCTTGACCGCAAGAAGTCTTCTTCAGTTACTCGCCCAGAGGGAGGTTCAACAATAGTGCCAATAACAATTGAGGGAACAGGCACTTTATCACCTAAATTTTCTGTTCATGAACCTCGTGTAACACCAGTAATCCCCAAAACACCATCTGAAGTTATCGTAAGTGCCACTCAGGGTTTTGCCACAATTAGTGTAATTGGACCATTTAAGACAGCTGTTGATAATGAGCTTGGACAGGTCAGTGAACATTATGATTACTTGGTGTCTGAACCCCCTCTGGATGTACAGGAGGCCTTTGATGTATATGAAGTGGAACCCACGGCATCAATTGAAATGCTACACAGCTCTGAATTAGTAACTGGTGATTCCAGTTTCCCAACTGGCCTTGTTACTAAGCTTGGAGGAACAATAGTTTCAGATGGCCTCACTACAGTTCATGAGACCAGTGTTATTGGCACTTACATTGCTGGTCATTATGCCCAGATTCTTCAGAGTACTTCTCACATTTTCCAGACAACTCCCACACCAGAACTTAAATTGAGTAGTCCATCTGTAAGACAGACTTATGAAACTGTTAAATCAGTCATTAAAGGCTCTGCAACTCAGTTCATAACACCTGACTTAACTTCTGCCTTGCCCCTTCAGTCTCTTTTTTCAGAACCTGTAAACAGAAGTCGCAATAGCAGGAAAACAGAAGATTCTCAGCTAAGAAATCGGCCCAATTCTAATTTGTCAAAACGTTTAGGACCTCACCAAGAAGGAGCTGGACGTTTTAACTCTCAACACGATGATGATCCATATGTAGATAtacaagatgatgatgatttacagaAAGCTGGATCAAATCCACGTGCATCATACAGATTCAGAGCCTCAAGTGTAAGACCAACTCAGCCAGTAAGCACTTTCTATGCCCAGGAAGTAAAGCCAACAACATTCCGCCGTTCATTTAGTCCATCTGGAACACGAAGACAGGGTGGAAGCAATCGCCCAGCAACTTCAAGACCAAGAGCAACTGGTCCCCCTCGCGAAGGAAGTGGTCCCCCTCGCCAAGGAAGTGGTCCCCCTCGCCAAGGAAGTCGATGGAGGTCTAATACTCCTGCAAGGCCTAAAGTAAATGTTAACAGGCGGCCCATTACTGCAAAACGTAGACACGAGGAACAGCAACTTGTTCAGGAAAGCAACCAAGACCCACTTTACCTCCCAGATCCAGATATTCCTGGTGAAGATGCCCTTCAAGAAGAAACAATACAGATAGTCACAAGTACACCAGCTGATGGTGCTACTGGCATTTACTATGAGATGGCTACCATTCGCTCCCTTCATACCTTCAGAGTTGGTACTACAAAAAATACTCGCTATGTTACATTTACAAAGACATTTACTCATACTGCTGATGGTGTAATTATTCCTACATCTTCTTCACCTGAGGAAGAGGTATACGAAACAcaattgtttgaaaatattttgGATGAGGGGCCGCAGGATATTTCAACTCTTCCACCTATTGACCTTGGTGACAATGATGTTGCTGCGCTTCTAGAGACCGTAACAGAGACTTTCAGTACAACTGAACTGATGATGAAAACGTCTGTTTTACCAGTATTACATTCAGGAGAAACATCGTACTATTCTCTTACACAAACATATCATATAACAAGAGTTGTAACCGCCGAGAAAACTATGCCTCCAGTTGAAGCATTTTCATTTATTCCAGAGAACTCCTTAAACGAATTCAATGATCAGCTCCTTGCAGAAGGCACAGAAACTGGTGAATCTTTACACCCAGGAGAGCTTGAATATGATGAAAATGGTGATGTGATAGATGCACCAATTGGAACTCGAGTACGGCCACCACCAGGTTTTCCTTTCCAAGACCCCAATTTAGCAGATCTCGTTGGAGGTCCTTTTGATGCCGACGCTTTTGAAAAAGAGTCGAACCCTCAATTTGCTGCTGCTCTTGAACAACGCCAGCAGCTACAGCAACAACAGGGCAGTGGCGGTACACCACAACTAGCTTCTGGGCAACAAGCAGCACCTGTAGATCCAGCCATTGCAACACCCAGCTTATCACCAGAGCAATTGCAACAGCTGGCTTATCTCCGTCTTCTTAATCCCTTTGGCTTTGGAGGCTTACCTCCCATGGCTCAACAGCCACAAACTACCGTTACTTCGTCGCCAGTCACAATCACCACTGATCTTATTACAACTTCAACTCGTATCATACGCGTTATCTTCAATGCTCGGCCAATATTCACTACCCTGAGTAGTGTCGAGACAGTCCATACAACCTTAACAACCTTTGCAACCGAAACTGTCACTCTTTCTCCAAATCTATCACCATTCTCATTCCCGTTCGCAGGTGCCTTTCCTGTAGGATAA